The following are encoded together in the Chiloscyllium plagiosum isolate BGI_BamShark_2017 chromosome 1, ASM401019v2, whole genome shotgun sequence genome:
- the LOC122551564 gene encoding sodium-dependent phosphate transport protein 2B-like, which yields MRLNARPGLGDGQTMAPRPELDGSQGSPGTSELETNAKPAVSGTNEKPGLLPASSTIALVGNEPEDPWAVSKLEVAGVKWSELSAAQKVVRVLTAVLKLALLLGFLYVFVCSLDILSSAFQLVGGKAAGDIFKDNVVLANPVAGLVIGILVTVLVQSSSTSSSIVVSMVSSGLMGVRSAIPVIMGTNIGTSVTNTIVALMQSGDRTEFRRAFAGATVHDFFNWLSVLVLLPIEAASGYLYHLSRVIVESFDLKSGEDAPDMLKVITDDFTKLIIQLDKSVINDIAMGDPAAANKSLIKEWCKTVTQMVEKNVTVSSEYNCTSPEFCWSDNNHTWTLKNVSETINLEKCHHLFVNTTLSDLGVGLILLAASLIALCTCLILIVKLLNSMLKGQVAAVIKKVINTDFKFPFGWLTGYIALAVGAGMTFIVQSSSIFTSALTPLVGIGVITIERVYPLTLGSNIGTTTTAIIAALASPGETLANSLQIALCHFFFNISGILIWYPIPFMRIPIRLAKALGTCTSMYRWFAVAYLIICFLLIPLIILGLSMAGWQVLAGVGIPILMMIIIIIVINLMQTKCPRFLPKTLQTWDFLPIWMHSLKPWDRIVQHATICCSTQCFGKCKCCKTGVKSSDRGEKQTLEVYENPVILENEKQDITTFPVMENETKNFSTNI from the exons AGATGGCCAG ACCATGGCTCCTCGGCCGGAATTGGACGGCTCCCAGGGCAGTCCTGGAACTAGCGAACTCGAGACTAACGCCAAGCCAGCGGTGAGCG GAACCAATGAGAAACCGGGCTTGCTTCCCGCTTCGTCGACCATCGCCCTGGTAGGGAACGAACCGGAGGATCCCTGGGCAGTGTCCAAACTCGAGGTCGCTGGTGTCAAGTGGTCAG AGCTGAGTGCCGCGCAGAAGGTTGTCCGTGTGCTGACGGCGGTGCTGAAACTGGCGTTACTTCTTGGCTTCCTCTATGTGTTTGTGTGCTCATTGGACATCCTGAGCTCGGCTTTCCAGCTTGTGGGAG GTAAAGCTGCCGGGGATATCTTCAAGGATAACGTGGTCCTGGCAAACCCGGTGGCCGGTCTGGTGATCGGGATCTTGGTCACGGTTCTGGTGCAAagttccagcacctcctcctccatCGTGGTCAGCATGGTGTCCTCTGGCT TGATGGGGGTGCGATCCGCCATCCCCGTGATCATGGGAACGAACATCGGCACCTCAGTCACCAACACCATCGTGGCTTTGATGCAATCCGGAGACCGGACTGAATTCAGAAG AGCTTTTGCAGGCGCAACTGTGCATGATTTCTTTAATTGGCTCTCAGTTCTTGTCCTCCTACCAATTGAAGCAGCCTCTGGCTATTTGTACCATCTCTCTCGAGTCATTGTCGAATCATTTGATCTCAAGAGTGGTGAGGATGCTCCAGATATGTTAAAAGTCATTACTGATGACTTCACTAAACTTATTATACAG CTGGATAAATCTGTGATAAATGATATAGCAATGGGAGATCCAGCAGCAGCCAACAAAAGCCTTATTAAGGAATGGTGTAAAACAGTAACTCAAATG GTAGAGAAAAATGTAACTGTTTCCAGTGAATACAACTGCACGTCACCTGAATTTTGCTGGAGTGATAACAACCACACTTGGACTCTGAAAAATGTATCAGAAACAATAAACCTTGAAAAAT GTCATCATCTATTTGTGAATACAACCTTATCAGATTTAGGGGTTGGTCTAATCCTTCTTGCAGCCTCTTTGATTGCCCTGTGTACCTGTTTGATACTTATTGTTAAACTTCTGAACTCCATGTTAAAAGGACAAGTTGCTGCAGTTATTAAAAAAGTTATTAATACTG atttcaaatTTCCATTTGGTTGGTTAACTGGCTATATAGCCCTTGCAGTGGGAGCTGGAATGacttttattgttcagagcagttCCATTTTTACTTCAGCTCTTACTCCATTAGTTG GAATTGGTGTAATAACTATTGAGCGAGTTTATCCCCTCACACTGGGTTCCAATattggtacaactacaacagCTATTATAGCTGCTCTTGCTAGTCCAGGAGAAACCTTAGCTAACTCCCTGCAG ATAGCCTTGTGCCACTTCTTTTTCAATATTTCTGGAATCCTAATTTGGTACCCTATACCATTCATGCGTATTCCAATTCGCCTAGCTAAAGCATTGGGAACTTGTACTTCCATGTACAGGTGGTTTGCAGTTGCCTACTTGATCATTTGCTTTTTATTGATCCCTCTAATTATACTTGGGCTCTCAATGGCTGGTTGGCAGGTACTGGCTGGCGTAGGTATTCCTATCTTGATGATGATAATCATCATAATTGTTATCAATCTTATGCAAACAAAGTGCCCAAGGTTCTTGCCAAAGACACTACAAACCTGGGACTTTCTTCCAATTTGGATGCATTCCCTGAAACCTTGGGACAGAATAGTACAGCATGCTACGATATGTTGTTCCACTCAGTGCTTTGGAAAGTGTAAGTGTTGCAAGACTGGTGTTAAAAGTAGTGATAGAGGAGAAAAACAAACACTTGAGGTTTATGAAAATCCAGTAATCCTAGAGAATGAAAAACAAGATATAACAACATTTCCAGTTATGGAAAATGAGACAAAAAATTTTTCAACAAATATATAG